A stretch of the Enoplosus armatus isolate fEnoArm2 chromosome 13, fEnoArm2.hap1, whole genome shotgun sequence genome encodes the following:
- the picalma gene encoding phosphatidylinositol binding clathrin assembly protein a isoform X4: MSGQSITDRITAAQHSVTGSAISKTVCKATTHEIMGPKKKHLDYLIQCTNEMNVNIPQLADTLFERTTNTSWVVVFKSLTTTHHLMVYGNERFIQYLASRNTLFNLSNFLDKSGLQGYDMSTFIRRYSRYLNEKAVSYRQVAFDFTKVKRGSDGVMRTMNTEKLLKTIPIIQNQMDVLLDFNVNANELTNGVINAAFMLLFKDAIRLFAAYNEGIINLLEKYFDMKKIQCKEGLDIYKKFLTRMTRISEFLKVAEQVGIDRGDIPDLSQAPSSLLDALEQHLASLEGKKVKDSTAASRASTLSNAVSSLANTGISFTKVDEREKQAALEEEQTRLKSLKEQRLKELQKNPSIATTDSSPVSTVGGTINSAPTIDLFSTPSSTSSTFKAANDLLDLQPAFEQPLPLSTANTWGGFTASPTPQQPQNSRGLNVDFDSVFGNNANANNLDSTVASSPNQGMTLNGQQTHKLVSSDLDSSLANLVGNLGIGNGTAKNDLHWSQPGEKKLTGGNNWQPKTAPPTTWNPSTMAPSVMAFPATTPTGMMAYAMPPHMGSMMMTTTTTQPTMMYTQPVMRSANPFGPNPGAQMQFM; the protein is encoded by the exons ATGTCTGGACAGAGCATTACAGACAGGATAACCGCCGCTCAGCATAGTGTCACCGGGTCGGCGATTTCCAAAACGGTCTGCAAGGCGACCACGCACGAAATAATGGggccaaaaaagaaacacttggATT aCTTGATTCAGTGCACAAACGAGATGAATGTGAACATCCCTCAGCTGGCCGACACGCTGTTTGAGAGGACCACCAACACCAGCTGGGTGGTTGTCTTCAAGTCCCTCACCACCACACACCATCTGATGGTCTACGGCAATGAG AGGTTTATACAGTATCTGGCTTCAAGGAACACACTATTCAACCTCAGCAATTTTTTGGACAAAAGTGGCCTACAAG GCTACGATATGTCAACGTTCATAAGGAGGTATAGCCGCTACCTGAACGAAAAGGCTGTGTCCTACAGACAAGTCGCTTTTGACTTCACTAAAGTGAAAAGAGG GTCTGATGGAGTGATGAGAACCATGAATACAGAGAAACTCCTCAAGACCATCCCCATCATCCAAAATCAGATGGATGTATTACTCGACTTCAAT GTCAATGCTAATGAACTGACAAATGGTGTGATCAATGCCGCCTTCATGCTTCTGTTCAAAGATGCGATCCGGCTGTTTGCAGCGTACAACGAGGGCATAATCAACCTCCTGG AGAAATACTTTGACATGAAGAAAATCCAGTGCAAAGAAGGACTCGACATCTACAAGAAGTTCCTTACGCGAATGACAAGAATCTCTGAGTTCCTCAAAGTTGCGGAG CAAGTAGGAATTGATCGAGGGGACATCCCAGATCTGTCTCAG GCCCCCAGCAGCCTGCTGGATGCCCTGGAGCAGCACTTGGCCTCTTTGGAGGGAAAGAAAGTCAAAGACTCTACAGCAGCCAGCAG GGCCAGCACCCTCTCCAATGCGGTCTCCTCCCTGGCCAACACCGGCATATCTTTCACCAAAGTGGACGAGAGGGAAAAGCAGGCTGCCCTGGAAGAGGAGCAGACTCGCCTAAAATCTcttaaa GAGCAGCGTCTGAAAGAGCTCCAGAAGAATCCCTCTATAGCGACCACAGACTCCTCCCCTGTCTCCACGGTGGGCGGGACCATCAACTCGGCCCCCACCATTGACCTCTTCTCCACTCCGAGTTCCACCAGCAG CACCTTCAAGGCAGCCAATGACCTGCTGGACCTGCAACCGGCCTTCGAGCAGCCGCTGCCTCTCTCCACCGCCAACACATGGGGAG GGTTTACAGCCTCCCCGACTCCCCAGCAGCCACAGAACTCTCGAGGCCTTAACGTCGACTTCGACTCCGTATTCGGCAACAACGCCAACGCCAACAACCTGGATTCCACCG TGGCGTCCTCGCCCAATCAGGGAATGACCCTGAACGGCCAACAGACCCACAAGCTGGTGTCCAGCGACCTGGACTCATCACTTGCCAATCTTGTCGGCA ATCTGGGAATTGGCAATGGCACAGCAAAGAA CGATCTTCACTGGAGTCAGCCTGGCGAGAAGAAGCTGACGGGCGGAAACAACTGGCAACCCAAGACGGCTCCTCCTACCACCTGGAACCCCTCAACCATG GCGCCATCTGTCATGGCCTTCCCCGCAACCACACCGACGGGCATGATGGCATATGCAATG cCTCCTCACATGGGCTccatgatgatgacgacgacgacaaCGCAGCCCACAATGATGTACACCCAGCCTGTGATGAGGTCGGCCAATCCCTTTGGTCCCAATCCAGGCGCACAG
- the picalma gene encoding phosphatidylinositol binding clathrin assembly protein a isoform X2 — protein sequence MSGQSITDRITAAQHSVTGSAISKTVCKATTHEIMGPKKKHLDYLIQCTNEMNVNIPQLADTLFERTTNTSWVVVFKSLTTTHHLMVYGNERFIQYLASRNTLFNLSNFLDKSGLQGYDMSTFIRRYSRYLNEKAVSYRQVAFDFTKVKRGSDGVMRTMNTEKLLKTIPIIQNQMDVLLDFNVNANELTNGVINAAFMLLFKDAIRLFAAYNEGIINLLEKYFDMKKIQCKEGLDIYKKFLTRMTRISEFLKVAEQVGIDRGDIPDLSQAPSSLLDALEQHLASLEGKKVKDSTAASRASTLSNAVSSLANTGISFTKVDEREKQAALEEEQTRLKSLKEQRLKELQKNPSIATTDSSPVSTVGGTINSAPTIDLFSTPSSTSSTFKAANDLLDLQPAFEQPLPLSTANTWGGFTASPTPQQPQNSRGLNVDFDSVFGNNANANNLDSTDILGGILKPTVASSPNQGMTLNGQQTHKLVSSDLDSSLANLVGNLGIGNGTAKNDLHWSQPGEKKLTGGNNWQPKTAPPTTWNPSTMAPSVMAFPATTPTGMMAYAMPPHMGSMMMTTTTTQPTMMYTQPVMRSANPFGPNPGAQMQFM from the exons ATGTCTGGACAGAGCATTACAGACAGGATAACCGCCGCTCAGCATAGTGTCACCGGGTCGGCGATTTCCAAAACGGTCTGCAAGGCGACCACGCACGAAATAATGGggccaaaaaagaaacacttggATT aCTTGATTCAGTGCACAAACGAGATGAATGTGAACATCCCTCAGCTGGCCGACACGCTGTTTGAGAGGACCACCAACACCAGCTGGGTGGTTGTCTTCAAGTCCCTCACCACCACACACCATCTGATGGTCTACGGCAATGAG AGGTTTATACAGTATCTGGCTTCAAGGAACACACTATTCAACCTCAGCAATTTTTTGGACAAAAGTGGCCTACAAG GCTACGATATGTCAACGTTCATAAGGAGGTATAGCCGCTACCTGAACGAAAAGGCTGTGTCCTACAGACAAGTCGCTTTTGACTTCACTAAAGTGAAAAGAGG GTCTGATGGAGTGATGAGAACCATGAATACAGAGAAACTCCTCAAGACCATCCCCATCATCCAAAATCAGATGGATGTATTACTCGACTTCAAT GTCAATGCTAATGAACTGACAAATGGTGTGATCAATGCCGCCTTCATGCTTCTGTTCAAAGATGCGATCCGGCTGTTTGCAGCGTACAACGAGGGCATAATCAACCTCCTGG AGAAATACTTTGACATGAAGAAAATCCAGTGCAAAGAAGGACTCGACATCTACAAGAAGTTCCTTACGCGAATGACAAGAATCTCTGAGTTCCTCAAAGTTGCGGAG CAAGTAGGAATTGATCGAGGGGACATCCCAGATCTGTCTCAG GCCCCCAGCAGCCTGCTGGATGCCCTGGAGCAGCACTTGGCCTCTTTGGAGGGAAAGAAAGTCAAAGACTCTACAGCAGCCAGCAG GGCCAGCACCCTCTCCAATGCGGTCTCCTCCCTGGCCAACACCGGCATATCTTTCACCAAAGTGGACGAGAGGGAAAAGCAGGCTGCCCTGGAAGAGGAGCAGACTCGCCTAAAATCTcttaaa GAGCAGCGTCTGAAAGAGCTCCAGAAGAATCCCTCTATAGCGACCACAGACTCCTCCCCTGTCTCCACGGTGGGCGGGACCATCAACTCGGCCCCCACCATTGACCTCTTCTCCACTCCGAGTTCCACCAGCAG CACCTTCAAGGCAGCCAATGACCTGCTGGACCTGCAACCGGCCTTCGAGCAGCCGCTGCCTCTCTCCACCGCCAACACATGGGGAG GGTTTACAGCCTCCCCGACTCCCCAGCAGCCACAGAACTCTCGAGGCCTTAACGTCGACTTCGACTCCGTATTCGGCAACAACGCCAACGCCAACAACCTGGATTCCACCG ACATTTTAGGTGGCATCCTCAAACCCACAGTGGCGTCCTCGCCCAATCAGGGAATGACCCTGAACGGCCAACAGACCCACAAGCTGGTGTCCAGCGACCTGGACTCATCACTTGCCAATCTTGTCGGCA ATCTGGGAATTGGCAATGGCACAGCAAAGAA CGATCTTCACTGGAGTCAGCCTGGCGAGAAGAAGCTGACGGGCGGAAACAACTGGCAACCCAAGACGGCTCCTCCTACCACCTGGAACCCCTCAACCATG GCGCCATCTGTCATGGCCTTCCCCGCAACCACACCGACGGGCATGATGGCATATGCAATG cCTCCTCACATGGGCTccatgatgatgacgacgacgacaaCGCAGCCCACAATGATGTACACCCAGCCTGTGATGAGGTCGGCCAATCCCTTTGGTCCCAATCCAGGCGCACAG
- the picalma gene encoding phosphatidylinositol binding clathrin assembly protein a isoform X1 — protein sequence MSGQSITDRITAAQHSVTGSAISKTVCKATTHEIMGPKKKHLDYLIQCTNEMNVNIPQLADTLFERTTNTSWVVVFKSLTTTHHLMVYGNERFIQYLASRNTLFNLSNFLDKSGLQGYDMSTFIRRYSRYLNEKAVSYRQVAFDFTKVKRGSDGVMRTMNTEKLLKTIPIIQNQMDVLLDFNVNANELTNGVINAAFMLLFKDAIRLFAAYNEGIINLLEKYFDMKKIQCKEGLDIYKKFLTRMTRISEFLKVAEQVGIDRGDIPDLSQAPSSLLDALEQHLASLEGKKVKDSTAASRASTLSNAVSSLANTGISFTKVDEREKQAALEEEQTRLKSLKEQRLKELQKNPSIATTDSSPVSTVGGTINSAPTIDLFSTPSSTSSTFKAANDLLDLQPAFEQPLPLSTANTWGDPFTSAAEAVVEESIPNSNPFFMLPVVDAVHPSAASSDAGSLSSRTPSHEVFDHYNPFFDSSSSPASDLDAAAQIEAFITDSFCGPSPYNTTPLFQSEPPAVAGLFRGFTASPTPQQPQNSRGLNVDFDSVFGNNANANNLDSTDILGGILKPTVASSPNQGMTLNGQQTHKLVSSDLDSSLANLVGNLGIGNGTAKNDLHWSQPGEKKLTGGNNWQPKTAPPTTWNPSTMAPSVMAFPATTPTGMMAYAMPPHMGSMMMTTTTTQPTMMYTQPVMRSANPFGPNPGAQMQFM from the exons ATGTCTGGACAGAGCATTACAGACAGGATAACCGCCGCTCAGCATAGTGTCACCGGGTCGGCGATTTCCAAAACGGTCTGCAAGGCGACCACGCACGAAATAATGGggccaaaaaagaaacacttggATT aCTTGATTCAGTGCACAAACGAGATGAATGTGAACATCCCTCAGCTGGCCGACACGCTGTTTGAGAGGACCACCAACACCAGCTGGGTGGTTGTCTTCAAGTCCCTCACCACCACACACCATCTGATGGTCTACGGCAATGAG AGGTTTATACAGTATCTGGCTTCAAGGAACACACTATTCAACCTCAGCAATTTTTTGGACAAAAGTGGCCTACAAG GCTACGATATGTCAACGTTCATAAGGAGGTATAGCCGCTACCTGAACGAAAAGGCTGTGTCCTACAGACAAGTCGCTTTTGACTTCACTAAAGTGAAAAGAGG GTCTGATGGAGTGATGAGAACCATGAATACAGAGAAACTCCTCAAGACCATCCCCATCATCCAAAATCAGATGGATGTATTACTCGACTTCAAT GTCAATGCTAATGAACTGACAAATGGTGTGATCAATGCCGCCTTCATGCTTCTGTTCAAAGATGCGATCCGGCTGTTTGCAGCGTACAACGAGGGCATAATCAACCTCCTGG AGAAATACTTTGACATGAAGAAAATCCAGTGCAAAGAAGGACTCGACATCTACAAGAAGTTCCTTACGCGAATGACAAGAATCTCTGAGTTCCTCAAAGTTGCGGAG CAAGTAGGAATTGATCGAGGGGACATCCCAGATCTGTCTCAG GCCCCCAGCAGCCTGCTGGATGCCCTGGAGCAGCACTTGGCCTCTTTGGAGGGAAAGAAAGTCAAAGACTCTACAGCAGCCAGCAG GGCCAGCACCCTCTCCAATGCGGTCTCCTCCCTGGCCAACACCGGCATATCTTTCACCAAAGTGGACGAGAGGGAAAAGCAGGCTGCCCTGGAAGAGGAGCAGACTCGCCTAAAATCTcttaaa GAGCAGCGTCTGAAAGAGCTCCAGAAGAATCCCTCTATAGCGACCACAGACTCCTCCCCTGTCTCCACGGTGGGCGGGACCATCAACTCGGCCCCCACCATTGACCTCTTCTCCACTCCGAGTTCCACCAGCAG CACCTTCAAGGCAGCCAATGACCTGCTGGACCTGCAACCGGCCTTCGAGCAGCCGCTGCCTCTCTCCACCGCCAACACATGGGGAG ATCCTTTCACCTCTGCCGCCGAAGCTGTTGTGGAGGAATCCATTCCAAACTCAAACCCTTTCTTCATGCTACCTGTTGTCGACGCTGTCCACCCGTCCGCGGCGTCCTCAGACGCTGGCAGCCTGTCCTCTAGGACACCTAGCCATGAAGTGTTTG ATCATTACAATCCCTTTTTTGACTCGAGCTCTTCCCCGGCATCTGACCTCGACGCGGCCGCACAGATAGAGGCGTTTATCACAG aCTCTTTCTGTGGGCCAAGCCCTTACAACACCACTCCTCTCTTCCAATCTGAGCCCCCTGCCGTAGCTGGTCTATTCAGAG GGTTTACAGCCTCCCCGACTCCCCAGCAGCCACAGAACTCTCGAGGCCTTAACGTCGACTTCGACTCCGTATTCGGCAACAACGCCAACGCCAACAACCTGGATTCCACCG ACATTTTAGGTGGCATCCTCAAACCCACAGTGGCGTCCTCGCCCAATCAGGGAATGACCCTGAACGGCCAACAGACCCACAAGCTGGTGTCCAGCGACCTGGACTCATCACTTGCCAATCTTGTCGGCA ATCTGGGAATTGGCAATGGCACAGCAAAGAA CGATCTTCACTGGAGTCAGCCTGGCGAGAAGAAGCTGACGGGCGGAAACAACTGGCAACCCAAGACGGCTCCTCCTACCACCTGGAACCCCTCAACCATG GCGCCATCTGTCATGGCCTTCCCCGCAACCACACCGACGGGCATGATGGCATATGCAATG cCTCCTCACATGGGCTccatgatgatgacgacgacgacaaCGCAGCCCACAATGATGTACACCCAGCCTGTGATGAGGTCGGCCAATCCCTTTGGTCCCAATCCAGGCGCACAG
- the picalma gene encoding phosphatidylinositol binding clathrin assembly protein a isoform X3 gives MSGQSITDRITAAQHSVTGSAISKTVCKATTHEIMGPKKKHLDYLIQCTNEMNVNIPQLADTLFERTTNTSWVVVFKSLTTTHHLMVYGNERFIQYLASRNTLFNLSNFLDKSGLQGYDMSTFIRRYSRYLNEKAVSYRQVAFDFTKVKRGSDGVMRTMNTEKLLKTIPIIQNQMDVLLDFNVNANELTNGVINAAFMLLFKDAIRLFAAYNEGIINLLEKYFDMKKIQCKEGLDIYKKFLTRMTRISEFLKVAEQVGIDRGDIPDLSQAPSSLLDALEQHLASLEGKKVKDSTAASRASTLSNAVSSLANTGISFTKVDEREKQAALEEEQTRLKSLKEQRLKELQKNPSIATTDSSPVSTVGGTINSAPTIDLFSTPSSTSSTFKAANDLLDLQPAFEQPLPLSTANTWGGFTASPTPQQPQNSRGLNVDFDSVFGNNANANNLDSTGGILKPTVASSPNQGMTLNGQQTHKLVSSDLDSSLANLVGNLGIGNGTAKNDLHWSQPGEKKLTGGNNWQPKTAPPTTWNPSTMAPSVMAFPATTPTGMMAYAMPPHMGSMMMTTTTTQPTMMYTQPVMRSANPFGPNPGAQMQFM, from the exons ATGTCTGGACAGAGCATTACAGACAGGATAACCGCCGCTCAGCATAGTGTCACCGGGTCGGCGATTTCCAAAACGGTCTGCAAGGCGACCACGCACGAAATAATGGggccaaaaaagaaacacttggATT aCTTGATTCAGTGCACAAACGAGATGAATGTGAACATCCCTCAGCTGGCCGACACGCTGTTTGAGAGGACCACCAACACCAGCTGGGTGGTTGTCTTCAAGTCCCTCACCACCACACACCATCTGATGGTCTACGGCAATGAG AGGTTTATACAGTATCTGGCTTCAAGGAACACACTATTCAACCTCAGCAATTTTTTGGACAAAAGTGGCCTACAAG GCTACGATATGTCAACGTTCATAAGGAGGTATAGCCGCTACCTGAACGAAAAGGCTGTGTCCTACAGACAAGTCGCTTTTGACTTCACTAAAGTGAAAAGAGG GTCTGATGGAGTGATGAGAACCATGAATACAGAGAAACTCCTCAAGACCATCCCCATCATCCAAAATCAGATGGATGTATTACTCGACTTCAAT GTCAATGCTAATGAACTGACAAATGGTGTGATCAATGCCGCCTTCATGCTTCTGTTCAAAGATGCGATCCGGCTGTTTGCAGCGTACAACGAGGGCATAATCAACCTCCTGG AGAAATACTTTGACATGAAGAAAATCCAGTGCAAAGAAGGACTCGACATCTACAAGAAGTTCCTTACGCGAATGACAAGAATCTCTGAGTTCCTCAAAGTTGCGGAG CAAGTAGGAATTGATCGAGGGGACATCCCAGATCTGTCTCAG GCCCCCAGCAGCCTGCTGGATGCCCTGGAGCAGCACTTGGCCTCTTTGGAGGGAAAGAAAGTCAAAGACTCTACAGCAGCCAGCAG GGCCAGCACCCTCTCCAATGCGGTCTCCTCCCTGGCCAACACCGGCATATCTTTCACCAAAGTGGACGAGAGGGAAAAGCAGGCTGCCCTGGAAGAGGAGCAGACTCGCCTAAAATCTcttaaa GAGCAGCGTCTGAAAGAGCTCCAGAAGAATCCCTCTATAGCGACCACAGACTCCTCCCCTGTCTCCACGGTGGGCGGGACCATCAACTCGGCCCCCACCATTGACCTCTTCTCCACTCCGAGTTCCACCAGCAG CACCTTCAAGGCAGCCAATGACCTGCTGGACCTGCAACCGGCCTTCGAGCAGCCGCTGCCTCTCTCCACCGCCAACACATGGGGAG GGTTTACAGCCTCCCCGACTCCCCAGCAGCCACAGAACTCTCGAGGCCTTAACGTCGACTTCGACTCCGTATTCGGCAACAACGCCAACGCCAACAACCTGGATTCCACCG GTGGCATCCTCAAACCCACAGTGGCGTCCTCGCCCAATCAGGGAATGACCCTGAACGGCCAACAGACCCACAAGCTGGTGTCCAGCGACCTGGACTCATCACTTGCCAATCTTGTCGGCA ATCTGGGAATTGGCAATGGCACAGCAAAGAA CGATCTTCACTGGAGTCAGCCTGGCGAGAAGAAGCTGACGGGCGGAAACAACTGGCAACCCAAGACGGCTCCTCCTACCACCTGGAACCCCTCAACCATG GCGCCATCTGTCATGGCCTTCCCCGCAACCACACCGACGGGCATGATGGCATATGCAATG cCTCCTCACATGGGCTccatgatgatgacgacgacgacaaCGCAGCCCACAATGATGTACACCCAGCCTGTGATGAGGTCGGCCAATCCCTTTGGTCCCAATCCAGGCGCACAG